The genomic DNA ccgctacgcctccttttaagcagacggTCATTTTTGGGCTAGTgcacgctagtgcaccttagtaaaaggagccttaaatattTGGATCCATTCCTCATTATTCATAGAGCCACAGACCAAGTTGAGGGGTTTATGGTGATTATCTGCTATCGTGGCGGCAGCTTTCCACTGAATACCACCGTTTAGGCCGCAATGCACAGATCATAATCACGCCAAGATGGCGCCTCTGTATTGCCATAAGCTGAGAACCTAGAGAGGATCCACTTCATCTTCTAGTTCTTTGGATAATGAAACGCATCCTAAGCGCAATGATCCAGATGGGCAGTCTGGCTTTTGTTTATTTTGATTAATATTCATGACCTTACTTTGCATGTTCAAGCCTGGCCCAGTCGCTGTTGACAGCCCTGGAGTTAGGAATTTGTGTTTCGCTTTCATCAGCAGCCGAGACACAGGTGTCTGTGTTATTTATACTGGTCTAAATGTCTGCCTTCTATAATATTAATGTCTTGCAAACTGTAGTAataatgtccccccccccctccctttgtaGTACATCGATCAAAATTTCCCAACAAGCAAAATGTATTTCAATCCTGTCCGGCTGAAATAAATCAGCAACCCTTCTCCAATGCAAAGCACTGTCATCGTAACAAAATAAAACATGGTTACTAGTAATATCTCATCGTCATATATTTATTCCGTCATCAGGAGCtatatacagatttttttttctaatcatgGTCTGACAGTGAAAGGACAATTCATTATCACATTCGTAATCAATGCGTCCAGAGCTCTAATTGTGGCACTGTCAGGGTGTGATGTATTATATCATGGGATGGCAGCTCAACCGTCCAGGCACAAGCAAAGAAAACATGAGCGAATGAGGCTGACATCCCTATCAGTGTTCAAAACTATAGGCAGATGGATGGTCTGCAAAATCTGAACTGGTCTTCTACAAAGAATATATTacgatattatttatttattttaaaaaaatttctaatccacttaaacctaagcagtttacataaatacAAACATAATTATAATCTCCcaataaacattaaaataataaaacataattTATCTGACCTTCACCTCAGGCAATATGCAATCCAATCAAGTAAAAGCTTCCACTGCTCCATTGGGTCTCTAGAAGAGAATGATACAGGCTCCTATGTTGTCAGTTTGTCAGCAGCACGATGGTCGAGGTCGTGAGGATGGCGAGAAGACCGCTGCAGGACAAGAGGGAGCTACGGTTGGGTGGACAGTCTTTGTAGGGTTCTAGGCAGGCTGCATACGCCATCACGTGAGCCACGTATGTTTGTTCTTGAACTCCATGGAAGAGATGAGCCATGGGACCTTTGGAAAAAATGACCACATCCTCACCACCATGAGTCTCCGAGTCCAGAGGCACCACTGCCTGCTGTAGGTAATCCTTCCCCTCTGGAAAGAAAGCAAAGCAAAATTCAAAAGCCAAAGCCCCAGAGTCTGCATCTCATCTCCCATCCATCCAACTGTCCCTAGCTAGGTGTCATGTCACCCTTTATCCCTACATTCATATTCCATATTGCCAGGATCTCTCATCTCTCCCAAGTTCTAGATTTAGTCTCAATAATAGTATCATAGAAGAACTGGCTCTAATGAGTTCCAAAAGAGAGATAACGccaggcccggacagaatccaccctagagtattgaaagaactaaaggaggaaatagcggaactatccctgaaaacaggcgtgatcccggaggattggaagatagccaatgttacacccatctttaaaaagggatcgagaggtgacccgggaactacagaccggtaagtctgacctcggttccggggaaaatggcggaagcgctcataaaagatagcatcgaggagcatctagggaggcataaacttatgaaaacaagccaacatggcttctgcaagggaagattttgcctgacgaacttattgcacttcttcgaaggaattaacaaatggatggacaaaggggaccccatagacattgtatacttagacttccaaaaagcctttgacaaggtaccccttgaatgcctacttcggaaactaaagaaccatggggtggaagggactaattttaatacattttcagagaccaacttttcctttctctgatgAGGAGAGGATGCTGTCCTGACCTGACAtggtctctgaaagctaattaacaAAGGTATTAAGCTGGTCTAATAAAAAGATATcttgttttccatttttaaatgccTAAACTGAGCATACATGGGAGTGCCGGCATCAATAGCTAAAGCACAAAAGTGACTTCTGTACTACTCAAACAGCAAAAGTCAAATAGAATCAGGGAACAAGATCTCAATTTATAACCATGAGGTAAGAATAACTAACTTGTAACGTGCTCAGAGAGGTGTAGCCCTGCCAAAGACCGAAGTCCGTGTAGCaagacccaccacccaatcattacATATGTGACATGGTGAAAAGCCCATGAAAATTGTGGTTTCTGATACTCGGAATTGTAATCAAATTAACTTAAGAATCCTTAAGGGTCTCGACGTGGACCACGTTTCACAGAACCCAACTAACAATGCTGAATGCGACCACGGAAGAAAGACAGTTACTAGGGTGGCACTTGGCAATTGGACTCACCGTCCTATCTCGTTTTGAGCGAACCATTCAGCATTGTtatttgggttccttgaaacagacaTCGAAATAAGGTCTGCGTCAGGATTCTTAAGTTAATTTGATTACAATTCCAAGTATCAGAAAACACAATTTTCATGGGCTTTCACCATGTCatgtatgcaatgattgggtggtggttCTTGCTACACGGACTTCGGTCTTTGGCAGGGCTACACCTCTCTGATCATTATTTTGAATTTACACTTCTCAAACAGCGTGGCAGGGGGCTTGGACAGTGGATctctttggctggtggggcttgggcatCTCCACCGAGGATTTAAGTTTGAAGTGAGGTGGTCAATACCCCCTCGTCCTTATGCCCTTATAAGGAATATATACTAAATATGGGGTGTAAACTGAAAAACCTCCTCTTGCTCATCCCTGCTATCAACGATGTAAATAAAGTATTTTCTGGAATGGTTATGGGACTGAGATGTGTCAGGGGTGGAGCCATGAGGTAGAGTGGGCAGGGCCAGGGCATGTCGCCCCCAAGTGGCTGGTCAGACTTCTGGAGCTTTCAAGCCTTGATGCAAATTCACAGCCCCTAAAGGAGCTGGAAACAGTGAGAAGCCAAAAAAGTGCCAACAATTTTAGAGCATGGGTGTGGGAATGCATGCTGTCATCTAGGGGTGGAGAGGCAAAATGCTCCCTCCAAGGAGTGGCCGGGTGCAGgcaaatattttttcatatgagtaacaagttctaaaaacagTATCAGCAATGCATTTCTGTGTAAAGCACAACAAGAACCCATCATACATCAGGTAATTGATTTCATTTAAGTTTTTATAGTCTAATGTAAAATGTAACAGTCACGGCTCACATGCTCCACTTCAAGGGGATACAAGTATGATAGAAGGTCAGGGGAGGGAGTTCTTGCAGAGGGGTCTGGTGATAGAGAGGGGTAGAGGGTTTActagagacagggagagggagtgCTTGATGTCATCTGGGGCAAGGAccaatggtggccaatccaggtccctagtacctggccaaaacccaaggagtagcaacattccattatctcagagtacgCAAGATTCCGAGCcagctgctttaaccactaggccactccacaTAGACCTGGCTATTTAAGAAGCAGATATCTAGAAGTCTGCCAGGGAGCCTACGTGTAAATGGCCACAGCCTTCCAGTGTCTCTCATTCACAAATTGCTCCGATTTCCTGAAAACACAACTTGTGGAGTCACCAGGACAGGTCTGGCAACGCTTTTCAGGCACCTGGGGAGTCAGAATGCCGGGATCTTACCCAATGAACTAGTAAGGTGGGGGATGGTCTTTCTTAAGGGCGCCGGCATCTGCCCTCCTCCCCTACCCCGTCACTCTTTAACATTCATGGCACGAACAGCAACTTCAAcctggctcttcttctgacatcacttcctgggcccgcacctaggaagtgatgtcaaaggaaaGGCCGATGCTGATGTGATCAGCAGGTTGAGGTTGCAGCTCACGCCGCAAACATTAAAGGggaacgggggaagggaaggggcgtgcggcaggtggggggtagggaaggcgccatctcaccctcgctacgtcacTGATCTTACCACTGATTATGCTGCTGACATTTGGACGGCTATCGTTAAAGTATCCGGGTCCGTTGCCATAGAGAATGGAAGTGTACACCTTGCCATCCATTGCCAGTTTTGGCGCCAGACCTATAAACATGAAGACAAAAAACACCCAATGCAGTGAAGACAATAACCATCCAATACTATGCCCTAAAGACTCAACAAGGATCCACTGCGGTTTACAAGAAGAATTCTGAGCATTCATTGAAGATTTGTAGGTTTGAAGCCAGGAGAACTACAGTGAGAAGATTCGGCTGCATGACTTATCAACCTTGCTACGCTCACCTTATCACTCCACTGACTCCCTATCTgcctccgcatacagttcaaactcctatcactaacctacaagtgtgttcatgccgcagccccttctctctccttatacaccctcCCGAGAACTTTTATCTATTCCCTTCTCcatgccaattccagacttcgttcctttcatctaactgccccctatgcctggaataaattacccgagtttgtccaccaagccccttcccttgtttaaaagcagactgaaaacccaccttttgatatagccttcaatccatacccttactcccctctgcccactgCTCACCATCCTAGCTAGCAAATTAATCATCCCCCCCCTCGTGTCCCCaacctggcatcctgtttgtctgtttagattgtaagctctttcgagcagggaccatctcctttgtgactctgtacagcactgcatacatctggtaacgctatagaaatcatTCATAATAGTAGGTAGTGTGGTAGGCTGTTCCAGATTTTGGGGACTTGGAAGTTTTTTCTGGTGGATTACTTGAGTCAGCTTAAAGCACCTCGTCCTTCTCGAATATGGCTTTATAGACCATATgggttatagtttattatttatagtctgcctttaacaaggcagattacaaccTTACGTACATAATAAGCATTCGATACAACATAAAAATATTACAACACACCAGCAAGCAATCTTGAATTCTCCTTTTCACCAGTGTAGCTCTGCCAATAAAGAACTGACCCTCTCAAATTTTCCCAAACAAAAGATCAGTCTAGCTGCTGTAATCTCGCATGTTCATTCTCTGTAtaaggagttgcaatagtccacatCTCCAGTCATGGcacatgggcttgtcgtgccactggggctgaaagctatgccatcggtAGTTTCATTACCAGCaggcggacaggtttcagcagagatgtcagactaacgatgtaccacccatctgggcagtgttggaggcagaagATCGTGTTTGACGCGACAACATTGAATGtctactgcgcagaagaaaggcccagcaatctacttctgtatatCATCAAGTCGCTGGGACTcaaacacaagtcaatggcaACCTAACAATAGTCCAGATATGGGTGTAAGACCGTCTGTGTGACTATTCTAAAGTGGGTCTGGCTTAAGATAGGTCTTATTGTTCTATTGTCTCAATCTAAAGAAATCAGTTTGTGCTCCAAAGGTTAGATAAGAGTCAAGAATAACATCAAACCAACTTCATATAAACCAACATGAAATAACGCAAGAAACCCATCTGCAAAGAGAACGTCAGCCCTACAGTTCACACATAAGAAATGTAACAGCAGAACTAAAAGCATCAAAACTGCTGACTGGGAGAGGGAAGAGGTGGGCACTAACCTAAGGATGATCCATTCCTGCATGGATTGCATCTGCAAGTCATCCAGAAAGAAGCAGAGCAGAAATATCCCCCAGTTTCtataaggtagggagaacgagagggcactctctgaagttaaaaggggacggattccgtacaaacgtaaggaagttcttcttcacccagagagtggtagaaaactggaacgctcttccgaaggctgttataggggaaaacaccctccagggattcaagacaaagttagacaagtttctgctgaaccggagcgtacgcaggtagggctagtctcagttagggccctggtctttgacctaagggccaccgcaggagcacaattggccactggtctgatccagcagtggcaattcttatgttcttatgatatcagACTCTCTTATTTCCAGCCTTTCAATTCCCTCCATAATTTCTGCCATTTCTCTGGGGAATGGTGCATGGCCGGGGCAAGGACTTTCACTGGCTGTAGGGGGAGGTGTTTCTGGAGGTAGAGCGGGACTGAGGTTTGGAACTAGGCACATACCGTATGTTTGCATTATATACTGGAAAAGGTGGTCATATAACTTTCACTAAGCTAATTTTCAAACCGAGCGTTTGCACTTTGAAACTCTGTCTACATACTCTTTCCACTACTGTGAGCAGTCAGAAAATATATTCCTTCGTTTTCTATTAGTTTGACTTCTCCACTAATTGCATTGGTTGCAACTATCTACTACAACTAATCATTCCTATAGCGCTACTCCATGTACGCAGTGCTGGACAGGGACTTCCTCTCTCCCTAGTGAGCTCTCAGTCTaagttttttgtacctggggcaatgaagggttacgtgacttgtccagagtcacaagaagctgcagtgggaattgaaccctatTCCCCAGGCACTGGCGTAGTGACGGTGaaaggcacctggggcggtggcacccccctTCACCCTCTTCTGaaacccctccctccttccctgccccctgttgTGCATGTGTCCCGGCCCCTTTCCCGACAGCAAGCAGCGTCTCCAACTTGCTGTCCACGCtggtgttggctctccctctgacatcacttcctggggaaaaagttaagtttactctataatggagggttccaaccccccccccccaacagcagtgcgaagagtatgaagtaaactggggggagtttccccactcacaccctgcggcgtgctggtgtcttgcgccaaattgtcggcgctgcAATGTTGGCGTGCTGAAGTCTCGcatgcgaatgactatgaaccatgtAACCCACTTAGTCCTTTGAAATGCCAACTGTGTCAGCAGCTTCCCTTTAGAAGACTATCCTGGGTCATCAATTGCATTTTGTTCAAACAAATCAGCCCTTCCTAGTCGACaatctttacattttttggctcaCTTTTCATTCAACATTCATATTTTAAAAATAGTTTGCTGGTCtctaaaagtaaaacatcaagtatcctaaaaaaaatatatatatccagAACATAAACACATTGGGAAAATTCCTCAGCTGGAATGTTTGACTAGTAACTGTCACGATATAGAGATTGATCCATCAAGAATTAAATTGAAGTTTATTTCAATTTAATATTTCCCAACAGAGTTGTCTATTAGCAGTACAGTATTTACCTCGGTTTCCTTGTCTTCCTCAGCAAAACCTCAACTCCAGCGTATTAACTGCATTGAGGGTCGTTATTGTTTAAATATGTAGCACAAATATTATGAGGATAGTTTCTGGGAATTCATGCCAGATGTCACTTACCAAAGATGGAGTTGCCACGATAGGTGTATCCACCAAAACTGAAAACATGAGAGTGGTCGGCAGTGACCACAGTCAATGTCTCCGACTCCTCGGTCATCTCACCAGCTTTCTTGACGGCTCGGTCAAACATGACACCTTCCGTCAGAGCTTGCTTTGCTTTCCCATCATGGTGGCCATGGTCAATTCTGCCTCGTAAAGATAAATCAGAAATTTATCAATCAAGCATTGGGGTAATCTGCACTGAACATTGTGACCCAAACAGCAGTGGCAAGACTCCAAGAATGGATTTGCATACATGGAGTGATCATGGTTAAATCCAAAATATTAATGAGCAAAGAGGTCCTGGATGTCTCAGATAACGGTTTCACTGGTTTTGGTATCTGTGCGAATCAGGAGAAAATGTGTTAATAAAACATGGAGGAAGACCTGGATTTAGTGTTGGTCTTGTAAGAATCATTGAGAAAGATGACAAGACTAAAAATGGCTTCCCGGTGAAGGTCAACACTTTAACCAAAGAAAGGGGTTTAAAGGGGGTGGGGCACTGGTGACAAGTTGATTGTAGGAATTTATACACTTATCCAACTAAAATGAGCAGACTGGCTGGGACAGGCTGGTTTTTTCTGTCATCGTTTTCTCTGTTACTCTAGAATGAAGATAACATTAGAAGGCTGAGGAGCTAAGCAAATGGCTGAGGGGTGGATGGTGCACTAAAGGGATGGCCAGCCCAAACATTTCATTTCTTTTAGTTTCCCACCTGTTTACAGGAATTCGGGTGGGGTGGGTTTTTGGGGTGGGGTAGGTTTTTGTTAAATGCCATGAGTAATGCTGCAGGAAAAAAAGGGTACGCTATTTATAATACAGCACAAACAAACtaattggtggtggtggggggtttcCTGTCATTTCAAAGAAAAATGACATCAACCAATATTTCAAACAAATACACGTCCCTAGGTATGGAGCAAAAATTACAGATAGAAGATGAAAACACAAGATGATGACAACAACTGCCCTTACACCCCAAAATGGAGGCCGCTCAACTCCTTTTCCCAGCCTACTGAATGTTCAACCAGTGCGCTTGCAGGAGGAGCAGAGAACAACAGGTTTCTTGCCTTTGGTCTGCCTTAGGGAAGAGAggggtgtagaggtaggttatagggataggattagaggcagctACAAAGTtagtcaggggcactgttcaggcaattaggcctgaggggccaccgcgggtgcggaccgctgggcaagatggacctctggtctgccccagcggaggcaacttcttatgttcttataagctaACTCCCACATTGAGAAAGGagcagaggaagggaagggaaggcttAGGAAGGTGCAAGTGCTGCTCTTAAGCTGGAGGCCTTGGACCAAGTTCAGCTCTTAATCTGAGACCACTGTAGCAGATCACTAGAATGTGCTGTCTCTCATTAGACCGAGGAATAGGCTGGAATCCCTGCTCCCAGTCTGACCTTACCCTGCATTGGGAGGTAATGGAGGATGTCACTTGTTAGTCAGGGGGGTCTTACTTTTGGAGAGAATTAAGAGACTAGGTCATACCACACAGGGACTGCTCTGACCACTAAACCAGAGAGGATAGTCAGGTGGGATCTtttaaagagaaagagataatggttactgcggatgggcagactggatgggccatttggcctttatctaccatcatgtttccttTTGTACATAAATATTTTCTTGCTACTCTTAGTTATGTGTGTTGTAGTTCAATAGTATACACATATCTTTGGGGGAGTTTGAGCTTAAAACAGCTAGTTGGGATGTGTGATTTTAAATATGCAGAGAGCTTTGTTTTGTACACTTCTCTACCTTGCACCGTCCATCAACAATTATTGGTTTGCTTCTACCTTGTTCTACTAGAAACCTAAGTGCTCTTTGTTATCCCTACCTTACATATCTCCCTATAAAGCAATAAACCAGTCAAGGGTGTAATAAGGATGAAGTAGAAGGTAGATTACATGGAAATTGGAAGGGTTTTAGTATTGTCTAATGCAATTTGAGGCACTACAGGACTTCTCGTCTACCTGTACTGTGGTTCCTGCTGTGAACTATGGAACCAGGACTGTAGCAGTCCCTAAACttgtttaaaaatgtttaaaaaaaaaactggaagagTCTTAAAACAAAACTTGTGAATTCTTCATTGTACAGATAAAATGAAAACAGAGAAGGAGAACTTATCTTCAACAAAGAGGTAGAATCCTTTGGGGTTTCTGCTGAGGAATTGGATAGCTTTTTCTGTCATTTCTATAATTGAAGGATCAGAGTTGTTGTTCCGATTTAACTCATACTTCATGTCCCCAGGCTCAAACAAACCtgcataacaaaaaaataaataataataaaggacatgcagagaaacagaaatgtgagaggggaggggtttggaaaggGAACTCAAGGGATTAGACAGGGATCAACTGGGACTTGGtattggaagattttttttttttttaaagaaaccctTATAAAAATAGCTTTGGAaaatgctggatttttttttgtctgccTTAAGCTACCATTCTTACAATGATCAGTTCTCTTTAGCAGTGATAAGAGGGTACAATGAAGGACTATTTCCTGCTCACCATTTTATGACCAGACAGTTAGGGAGGAGATGATggaaatcaaaaattaaataaaatacctTGGCCCTTTCCATGCTGTTTTTTGTAGGATTTCTAGATAATTTTTCAAGTTTTGGTTTTATCCTGTGAAATCCAAGAGCTCATATATATGCCTGCGGTCCTTAGAGATAGTATAACGGAATCCAGGAAAACCAAAGGTAAAACAGGACTGACTCAGTTGTGGTCAGTAACAGTCTTTCAAAGTCTTATATGACAATAATATTCTACTGTCCACAGTAAAATTGATTTTACTACTGTCA from Geotrypetes seraphini chromosome 9, aGeoSer1.1, whole genome shotgun sequence includes the following:
- the LOC117367040 gene encoding intestinal-type alkaline phosphatase-like gives rise to the protein MGVPTVTATRILSGQLQGYSGEETQLTMDKFPYIALSKTYNVDRQVPDSAGTSTAYLCGVKGNYGTIGVTSAVKESICNTKKENEVISVLQRAKQAGKSVGIVTTTRVQHASPSGNYAHIADRDWYSDANMPKKALDEGCRDIASQLISNTDIDIILGGGRKYMTPSGTPDPEYPDNTKQNGLRIDGRNLIEEWKKTKPGAQYVWNKDQLNNLNLTNPRITHIMGLFEPGDMKYELNRNNNSDPSIIEMTEKAIQFLSRNPKGFYLFVEGGRIDHGHHDGKAKQALTEGVMFDRAVKKAGEMTEESETLTVVTADHSHVFSFGGYTYRGNSIFGLAPKLAMDGKVYTSILYGNGPGYFNDSRPNVSSIISEGKDYLQQAVVPLDSETHGGEDVVIFSKGPMAHLFHGVQEQTYVAHVMAYAACLEPYKDCPPNRSSLLSCSGLLAILTTSTIVLLTN